CGGGGTCAGAGGCCGCGCAGCAGGTCGTCGAGCGGGGCGGGCACGCGGTCGGGGTCGAGGGCCTCGACGAGGACACGGCCGTAGTGGATCTTGCGCCCCTTCTTCGTGCCGAGGAAGCGCCTGAACTGCTGCTGCGGGGCGCGGCCCTGCTGTGCGGGCTGGCGCAGGAAGGTGCGCAGGGGGCGCAGGTCGCCTTCCCGCTCGACGAGTTCCTCCACCCGTGGCACGCCCAGCGCGCGGATGAGTTCGTCCTCCAGGTCCGCCGCGCAGACGAAGAAGCCCTGCCGCGCCGCACCGGCCCGGTCGAAGCCGCGGGCGTAGTAGGGACGTTCGGCCTCGTCGCACAGTCCCCTGAGGCGGAGGCCCAGGCCCGGTGGACCGAGGAGTCGGGCGTAGCGCCCGACGCTCATCGCGCCGTCGATCGACAGGACGCAGACCCCTTCGGCCGCCAGGTTCCGGCCGCGGCGCTGCGCCAGCGCGTTGACCGCCGCGACGTCGCTGCGCCCTTCGAGCAGGACGGCCGTCCTGACGGACAGCCGCGTGGCCAGTTCCCGCGCGGGGGCCTCGGGGCCTCCCGCCGCCCACGCGGCGACCGCGTCCCCGAACTCCCCCATGTCAGCCATGAGGCGAGTCTCGGTCAGTCCGCAGCGCGGCGCGAGGGAATTTCCGACCCCGCACGACCGCCGGCCGCCGCGGCCGGCCGTCAGGCGGTGGTGAGCATGCCCTGCCGCAGGCGGGCCAGGATGCGGCTGATGAGCCGCGAGGTGTGCATCTGGGAGATCCCGAGCTCCTTGCCGATCTGCGCCTGCGTGAGTTCTTCGACGAACCTCATGTGGAGGATGCGCCGGTCTCTCTCCTCCAGGCCGGCGATGAGCGGCGCCAGGGTCTGGAAGTCCTCGACGAGTTCCAGGGCGGGGTCTTCCTCGCCGACGAACGCGGCGAACGTGGCGTCGCCGTCTTCGCTGTCGCTCGTGATGGCGGCGTCGAGGGACGCGGCGGTGAAGCCGTTCGCCGCGATGTGGACTTCGATGACCTGGTCCTCGGTCAGGCCCATCAAGGCGGCCAGTTCCGAGGTTTTGGGGGCGCGGCCCAGGCGCGTGCCGAGTTCGTCGCGGGCCTTCGCCAGCTCCGCGCGCGCCTCCTGCAGGCGCCGCGGCACGTGGACGGACCAGGAGGTGTCGCGGAAGAACCGCTTGATCTCGCCGACGATGTACGGCACGGCGAAGCTGGTGAACTGCACCTCGCGCGAGACCTCGAACCGGTCGATGGCCTTGATCAGGCCGATCATCCCGACCTGGACGACGTCCTCCATGTCCTGGCCGTGGCTGCGGAACCGGCGGGCGGCGAACCGCACCAGCGACATGTTCATCTCGATGAGCGTGTTGCGCGCGTACTGGTACTCGGGGGTCCCCTCCTCCAGCACGGCCAGCCGGTCGAGGAAGAGTCCGGACAGCGCCCGGGCGTCCTTGGGCGCCAGCTTTTGCGGGTCGTCCACGTGTGGCAGTTCGATGCCAGGGTCCGTCGTTGCCTCGACATGTGTCGTCGTCGCTGCCACAAGCCCTCCCTCTCGCCCCGGCCGTCCCAGTCGCCTGGCTGACCGACCTGCGCCGCGCCTACCCCAGGTCTTCCGTTCCATGCCTGCGGAGCGCCGTGCACGGGGAAGGATCTGGAATGTTCCGGTGGGCGGAGACCGCTCCGTCGCTGACCGTCCGTACCCGACGGCGGGCAGGGAGGCTGCGCACCAAGGCGTTCAGGCCGTCTGCCTGCCCGGATCCTCGGCGTCGTCGTGTATCCGGGCCGCCGCCACGGCGCAGAACGCCTCCAGCCCCTGGAGCAGGGCTGCCCGTTTCGCGGCGGGCATCTGGTCGAGGATCGCCCGCAGTGCCTTCTCCCTGCGTGCGCGCAGGTCGTCGAGGAAGGCGCGGCCCCGGGCGCTGAGGTGCAGCCGCACCTCACGTCTGTCGGTCGTGCTCATCTCGCGCTCGACGAAGCCCGCGGCCTGCAGCCGGTCGCACAGCCGGCTGGTGGAGGGCGGGGTGGAGACGAGGATGTCGGCGAGAGTGCGCAGGTTGATGCCTTCTTGGTGCTCGAGGATGAGCAGCACGCGCAGCTGGGACCCGGAGGCGGGTGCCGTGGAGGCCTGTCCCCACAGGACCTCCAGCAGCTCCGCGGCCGTGGAGGTCACCCGGGCGACCTCGTTCGGCTCTCGGCGGGGGCTGAAGGCAGTCACAGTCACACTCTCGCAGGCACGGGGAGGGCTGTCAGCGTACAAGGCGCACGCGCCGGCGGCAGATGACTCGGACGATCCGCGCGGAGCGCATCCGACGGCTTCGGCGCGGAACGAGGCGTGCCGGCCGTCCGGCGCGGTCCGCCGCGCGCTGAGCGAGCGGTACGAGGCGGACGCGGTCGAGTTGTTCAGGGCCGACTACGGGCTGACGGTGCTTCAGCCGGTGTCCGCGCTGCCGCACACCCTGGAGCCGGTTCCGGTGCACAACAGCCCGGCCGGCCGGGCGTTCGGCGTCCAAGAACCACGGACGCTGACCGCGGCCGCACGAGGTCCGCACGCCTGGCCGTCGGCTGTTGTTTGCTCCGCACCCCCAGGGCTAATGTTTGCCATGCGGCAATAATTGTCTGATGGCCTGCCATGTGCCGGGCATCGGGAGATCCGGTACGAGGGGAAGATGCAGGTGTCGGAGCAAGACGCGGTCTCGGAGTCGGCGGCGCGGAAGGTGGGCGAGTTCCTCCGGGCGAGGCGGGAGCAGATCGCCCAGCGCTGGGCCGACGCCGATCTCTTCCGCACGGTGTTCACCGTGTCCCGGGACGAGGCGGTGGAGGCGGCCAAGGCCGTGGTGGACGCGTTGTCCGACGTCGCCGCCTCCGGGCGGCTGGACGACATCACGGCGCCCGGCTTCCGGACGGTGCGTGACCAGCTGGGCCGGATGGCCGCCTCCCGGGCCCGCACCGGTTCGACCCCGGCGGAGGTCGCCGGGGAGGTCGCCGACCTGCGCCGGCCGGCCGTAACGCTTCTTCGCGGAGAGTTCCCGGATCCGGCCGACGACCAGGCGCAGCAGTGCGTGCTGGCGTTGACCGTGCTGATGGGCACCCTGCGCCTGGTCGTGATGGAGACGACGCTCAGCCAGGGGGACGAACTCATCGAACGGCAGCGCCAGCAGTTGATGGAGGTGGCCACCCCGGTGATCAAGCTGTGGGACGGCATCGTCGCCGTCCCGCTGATCGGCACGCTGGACAGCGCCCGCAGCCAGGTGGTCATGGAGAGCCTGCTGGACGCGATCGTCGCCGAGCGCGCCCGGTACGCCATCCTCGACATCACGGGCGTGCCCACGGTCGACTCGCTGGTCGCCCAGCACCTGATGAAGACGGTGGCGGCGGCGCGGCTGATGGGCGCCGAGTGCGTCGTCTCCGGCATCCGGCCCGCGATCGCGCAGACCATCGTCCACCTCGGCATCGACCTCGGGACCGTGCTCACCCGGTCGTCGCTGGCCGACGCCCTGGCGTACGCGTTGCAGCAGCAAGACATCGTGGTCGCTGCCCGCGCTCCGGTCGGCACGAGCCTGTCGTGACCGGATCGCGGCGGGGCCACACCCCCCGGGTGCCGGTACTGGCCCTGGGCGAGACCCTCCTGATCACCCTGCAGGGGGAACCGCACGACAGCGAGGCCGAGCGGCTCCAGCACGACATCACCCGCCGCATCGCGCACAGCCGGGTGACGGGTGTGGTCATCGACATCTCCGGTGTGGACATCGTCGACTCGTTCCTGGGCCGCGTGCTCGCCGAGATCGCTTCCAGCGCCCGTCTGATGGCTGCCCGGACGGTGCTGGCCGGAATGCGGCCCGCCGTGGCCATCACCCTCGTCGAGCTGGGCCTCACCCTGCCCGGACTGCGCACCGCCCTGGACGTCGAGCGGGCCATGGCCCTGCTTGAGCACGGCCCCTCCACCGATCCGCCCCACCCCCGGAGGGCGCACCATGCAGACCTCCCATGACACGCGCACCAGCAGGCTGCCGATCGGCTCGGACACCGATCTGGCGTGGGTGCGGCAGCAGGTGAGACAGGTGGCAGCCGAGCTCGGGTTCGGGCTGGTGCAGCAGACGAAGCTGGTGACCGCGGTCAGCGAGCTGGCCCGCAACACCCTCATCCACGGAGGCGGGGGCCAGGTCGAGATGACCGTGCTGCGCCAGGGCTCCGCTCAGGGGCTCCGGCTGGCCTTCACCGACGCCGGTCCCGGCATCCGCGACATCGAGCTGGCGATGACCGACGGCTACACCACCGGCAACGGGCTGGGGATGGGTCTGAGCGGGGCCAAACGCCTGGTCCAGGAGTTCAGCGTCGACAGCTGTCCCGGCCATGGCACCACCATCACCATCGCCGCGTGGGCCACCGGCCTGCCCCGCCCCCGCGCGGACGACGGATGAGCAGGGTCTGGGACACCCCCGTGCACGACTCCACCCGGGTGCGGGACGTCCGCGTCGCGGCCGAGGCGGCCAGTGCCCGTGCCCGCCTGGATCCGCACCGCACCGCCATCGCCGCGCTGGTCGCCACGGAGCTGGCCACCAACCTGCTCAAGCACGCCGGCGGCGGCAGCGTCCTGATCAACCTCCTGGAACGCCCGCCGACCGACGCGGGGTCCGGCAGCGCCGCGGTGCAGCTCGTCGCCATCGACCACGGCCCGGGCATCCCCGACGTCGCGGCGGCGCTGCGCGACGGCTGCACCACCGCCGCCTCGTCCCTCGGCGCGGGCCTGGGCACCTGCGTCCGCATCTCCAGCGCCTTCGACCTGTACAGCGTGCGCGGCCGGGGCACCGTCGTCATGGCCCGCATCGACCAGGAGCCGGTCACCCACCGGGCGGAGACCGGGCACCACCACCGTCTGGGCGGGATCAACGCCCCCCTCGCCCAGGCCGAGCACTCCGGTGACTCCTTCGGCTGGGTGCGCTCCGGTCCCCGCCTGACGCTGATGCTCGCCGACGGCCTGGGGCACGGCGCCAAGGCCGCCACGGCATCCGACGCGGCCGTCGACGAACTGCGCCGGAGCGCGCACCTGCCGCCCGAGCAGATCCTGCGGCACTTGGACCGGGCACTGCGCTCCACCCGGGGCGCCGCTGTCGCCGTGGCCCAGCTCGACACGGACACCAGCAGGCTGGGCTTCGCGGGCGTGGGCAACGTCGGCGCCCGTATGCGCACCGGGAACAGCTGGCAGCCGCTGGTCTCCCATCCCGGCATCGTCGGTGCCCATTTCCCCGCCAGGGTGCCCGTGCAGCACCTGGTGTGGAGCCGGGACAGCCTCCTCGTCCTGCACAGCGACGGACTGCCCAGCCGCTGGACGCCGCCGGAGGACACCGACCTCCTCGGCCATGACCCGGCGGTGGTGGCGGCGACGATCCTGCGCGATGCCGGCAGCGCCGCCCGCCCCCTGCGCGACGACACCAGCGTGGCCGTCCTGGCCTCCGACCGCCGGGCAGGCGCCCATGACCGCCGTACCTGACATCTGGCCCATCGCCTCGGCCGCCGACGCGGCCCGCGCCCGGACGGCCACGGCCCGGCTCAGTGCCGCCGCAGGGGTGCCCCTGGTCGAGCGCGCCCGGTTCCTCGCCGCCGTCACCGGGAAACTGCGGTGGTGCCTCGATCAAGGCACGGCCTCGGACCTGCTCCTCCGCCTGCATCAGGCCGACGCCCACGGCCACAGGCGCCTCGAGGTCACCGTGCGCCCGGCTGCCGGGCACACGCAGGGCGACCAGCCGGACTGGCGGCTTTCGCTCATGTGCCCCGAAACCGGCGACGTGGACACAGGCGGTCCGGCCGAGGCCGACAGTGCGGGGATGGCCGAGGCGCTCCTGGCGGCGGACGAGGACACCGCCGAACTCCTGGAGCGGATCGACGCGCAGGAAGGTCTGCTCCGTTCCTACCGCGAGGAACTGCACCAGACCAACCAGGGCGTCCTGGCCCTGCACGCCGAGCTGGAAGCCGCCGCCGCGACCCAGCACGAGCTGCTCGACGCCGAACGGGCCGCACGAGTCCAGGCGGAGAACGCGCGGAGTCTGCTGACCTTCCTCGCCGACGCCGGCGACGCCGTGACCGCGTCGCTCCACCACGACGAGATCCTGCGGCGCCTGCCCGAACTCCTCGTCCCCCGCTACGCCGGCCACCTCGACGTCTGGCTCTTCGACGACGACCCCACCACCCGCCACGGACACCGGCCGGCCGCTGCCGTGGCCGCCGCACGCACCGGCCGGCCCCAGCACGCCGCCGCCCACCCCGGCGGTCTGCCCGGCGTCGACGACCTGCCGCCCTCGGCCCTCGCCCCCACCCGTCCCCTGCTGTGTGTCCCCCTCGCCGGGCACCGCATCCTGGGCGTGCTGACCCTGACCGCGCACGGTTCCCGATTCGATCCCGACGAGGCCGTCATGCTGATCGAACTGGCCCGCCGCACCGGCATCGCCCTGGACAACGCCCGCCGCTACGAGCAGCACCGCGACACCGCCGAAGCCCTCCAGCGGGCCCAGCTCACCGAACTGCCCACCACCCCGGAGCTGTTCCTGGCAGCCCGCTACCTGCCCGCCACACGCGGACTGAACATCGGCGGCGACTGGTACGACGCCTTCGTCCAGTCCGACGGCAGCCTGCTGGCCGTCGTGGGAGACGTCACCGGTCACGGCCTGCGCGCGGCCGTCATGATGGGACAACTGCGCACCGCGCTGCGCGCCTACGCCCTCGAGAGCGACACCCCGGCGGGCATCCTCACCCGCCTGCACCGCATGCTCCGCCACCAGCAGCACGAGCTGTACGCGACCGCCGTCATCGCCCGCTTCCGCCCCGGCGACCCCACCGTCGTCTGGGCGGCCGCCGGCCACCCGCCCGCCCTGGTGCGCGAGACCGACGGCACCGTCCGAGTGCTGGAGACCAAGCCCGGGATCATGCTGGGCGTACCCATGCCCTACGCGTACGAGGACCACACCGTCGCCCTCCCGCCCGGCTCGACACTCGCCCTCTACACCGACGGACTGGTCGAACGCCGAACCGAGGGCATCGACCCGGGCATCGTCCGGCTCTCCCACGCCCTGGCCGCACTCAGCGCCACCGAACTGGAGCATGACCTGGACACGGCGGCGGAGTCGCTGCTCAAATCGGTGATCCATGACTCGGAACGCGATGACGACGTCTGCCTGCTGCTGTGCCGCACCGCCCCGGAGG
This genomic stretch from Streptomyces sp. Go-475 harbors:
- a CDS encoding STAS domain-containing protein; this encodes MTGSRRGHTPRVPVLALGETLLITLQGEPHDSEAERLQHDITRRIAHSRVTGVVIDISGVDIVDSFLGRVLAEIASSARLMAARTVLAGMRPAVAITLVELGLTLPGLRTALDVERAMALLEHGPSTDPPHPRRAHHADLP
- a CDS encoding anti-sigma regulatory factor; the encoded protein is MQTSHDTRTSRLPIGSDTDLAWVRQQVRQVAAELGFGLVQQTKLVTAVSELARNTLIHGGGGQVEMTVLRQGSAQGLRLAFTDAGPGIRDIELAMTDGYTTGNGLGMGLSGAKRLVQEFSVDSCPGHGTTITIAAWATGLPRPRADDG
- a CDS encoding STAS domain-containing protein, encoding MQVSEQDAVSESAARKVGEFLRARREQIAQRWADADLFRTVFTVSRDEAVEAAKAVVDALSDVAASGRLDDITAPGFRTVRDQLGRMAASRARTGSTPAEVAGEVADLRRPAVTLLRGEFPDPADDQAQQCVLALTVLMGTLRLVVMETTLSQGDELIERQRQQLMEVATPVIKLWDGIVAVPLIGTLDSARSQVVMESLLDAIVAERARYAILDITGVPTVDSLVAQHLMKTVAAARLMGAECVVSGIRPAIAQTIVHLGIDLGTVLTRSSLADALAYALQQQDIVVAARAPVGTSLS
- a CDS encoding SpoIIE family protein phosphatase encodes the protein MTAVPDIWPIASAADAARARTATARLSAAAGVPLVERARFLAAVTGKLRWCLDQGTASDLLLRLHQADAHGHRRLEVTVRPAAGHTQGDQPDWRLSLMCPETGDVDTGGPAEADSAGMAEALLAADEDTAELLERIDAQEGLLRSYREELHQTNQGVLALHAELEAAAATQHELLDAERAARVQAENARSLLTFLADAGDAVTASLHHDEILRRLPELLVPRYAGHLDVWLFDDDPTTRHGHRPAAAVAAARTGRPQHAAAHPGGLPGVDDLPPSALAPTRPLLCVPLAGHRILGVLTLTAHGSRFDPDEAVMLIELARRTGIALDNARRYEQHRDTAEALQRAQLTELPTTPELFLAARYLPATRGLNIGGDWYDAFVQSDGSLLAVVGDVTGHGLRAAVMMGQLRTALRAYALESDTPAGILTRLHRMLRHQQHELYATAVIARFRPGDPTVVWAAAGHPPALVRETDGTVRVLETKPGIMLGVPMPYAYEDHTVALPPGSTLALYTDGLVERRTEGIDPGIVRLSHALAALSATELEHDLDTAAESLLKSVIHDSERDDDVCLLLCRTAPEAARHGLPHSP
- a CDS encoding SpoIIE family protein phosphatase is translated as MSRVWDTPVHDSTRVRDVRVAAEAASARARLDPHRTAIAALVATELATNLLKHAGGGSVLINLLERPPTDAGSGSAAVQLVAIDHGPGIPDVAAALRDGCTTAASSLGAGLGTCVRISSAFDLYSVRGRGTVVMARIDQEPVTHRAETGHHHRLGGINAPLAQAEHSGDSFGWVRSGPRLTLMLADGLGHGAKAATASDAAVDELRRSAHLPPEQILRHLDRALRSTRGAAVAVAQLDTDTSRLGFAGVGNVGARMRTGNSWQPLVSHPGIVGAHFPARVPVQHLVWSRDSLLVLHSDGLPSRWTPPEDTDLLGHDPAVVAATILRDAGSAARPLRDDTSVAVLASDRRAGAHDRRT
- a CDS encoding TOPRIM nucleotidyl transferase/hydrolase domain-containing protein, yielding MADMGEFGDAVAAWAAGGPEAPARELATRLSVRTAVLLEGRSDVAAVNALAQRRGRNLAAEGVCVLSIDGAMSVGRYARLLGPPGLGLRLRGLCDEAERPYYARGFDRAGAARQGFFVCAADLEDELIRALGVPRVEELVEREGDLRPLRTFLRQPAQQGRAPQQQFRRFLGTKKGRKIHYGRVLVEALDPDRVPAPLDDLLRGL
- a CDS encoding MarR family transcriptional regulator; the protein is MTVTAFSPRREPNEVARVTSTAAELLEVLWGQASTAPASGSQLRVLLILEHQEGINLRTLADILVSTPPSTSRLCDRLQAAGFVEREMSTTDRREVRLHLSARGRAFLDDLRARREKALRAILDQMPAAKRAALLQGLEAFCAVAAARIHDDAEDPGRQTA
- a CDS encoding RNA polymerase sigma factor SigF — encoded protein: MDDPQKLAPKDARALSGLFLDRLAVLEEGTPEYQYARNTLIEMNMSLVRFAARRFRSHGQDMEDVVQVGMIGLIKAIDRFEVSREVQFTSFAVPYIVGEIKRFFRDTSWSVHVPRRLQEARAELAKARDELGTRLGRAPKTSELAALMGLTEDQVIEVHIAANGFTAASLDAAITSDSEDGDATFAAFVGEEDPALELVEDFQTLAPLIAGLEERDRRILHMRFVEELTQAQIGKELGISQMHTSRLISRILARLRQGMLTTA